The Polynucleobacter sp. MWH-CaK5 region CAATTTTTCCTTCATTTTTTTTCCAGTAGCAAGAGCCGTGGAGGTGAATTAAATTGATTTGCGGAATTAGATGTGGAATGTCTGAGAATGTCCCAGATTGACGAAAATTTATATTAAAGTTTTTTACATCAAGGTATTTTTTTAAAAATCCCCTGGTGCCATCGTTTATAGATATGTTGTGGTTTTTTTCCGTTAGTATTTTGTCAGCTGTTAACTCGATAAAACCATCGTAATTTGTTGTAAAGAAGTTGCAAACAGGTTTAAGGTTCGCTCCTTTTCTAGAAAGCATGTGAATGACGATGCTTAGAAATTTTTCATAATTTGTAATCGTGCCAAGCTGTGATTCATTAAGATTATTGGAATCAAGCTCGATCATTGGTTGAATACATGTTTTGTAATAGTGCATGAACAGGAGAGCCCTGAGCCTAATCGTCTCATCATCATTGGCATCCCCGATTTGATTTGAGATGGTTTCTATTGTGTGATTTTTTCCATCAGATTTTTTAGCTTTAACACTTAAGGTTGGAAGCGAATCGGCTGAAGCTCCGGAGCCAAATAAAAAATTAATGTTCTGTTGATAAATTTCATCCAACTTTATGTTTGTATCAATCATCTCTTGCCTTTTAATTTGTTAATTGCAATGTGAAGTGAATTACACCTTGAGTATTTTTGTTAGTAGAGTTTTTTTATCTAAAGCTTGCTCTAAATTTGATTTCTGAATTATTGCAATAATAGGACGGCTTCTGAAAAGCCACCATTCTTTTTCTAAATGACCCTTTGTGGCTTTCTTTTGAGTTCGTGTCAGCCTATCGGGAATTTTTGCTATTTGTTGTTTAACTTGTTTTTTGCCGTGATTAGCTATGTAGTCAGCAAGGTGATAAATCGTCACCTTAATTCTTCCGCTATCTTTTGACCAAGGGATCGGAAAGTCATCGGCACTCCTTTTGTTGGCTTGCTCTCCAACACTCATTCCAATGATTTCAGAAATGTCTTGAGGGCTGAGAAGTACCTTGTCTCCAAATTTTCCTCGTAAATCATTGAGCACAATATCAAACAAAGAAACACACTAGAAACACACTATTTGAGTGATTTCCCCTGATTTGGACTGATTGCGAATGAGTAAAATTTGTCATTTATTTAAATAAAATCAATTACTTATATTTATTTTATTCAGGACCTATTTTTCAGCTAAAAATATATTTCACCCATTTGGAATGACCGGCCATAAAGACTCCCTGATAACTTTTATTGAATAATTGCTATATATTTAGCTAAGATTGTAATTTTAGGCAAATTAGCGCCTGATTAGCCAAAAAACTCAAAAATTAAGCAAAAAACTACTAAATAAAAACAGGAGACAGTCATGAGTGTGATTCAGTCAAAAGCCATCAAAATGATGCAAGTGGGTGGTCCAGAGGTTTTGCAGTGGGTTGATATCGAGGTTGCTGCCCCAGGCCCAGATGAAGTCAGGGTGGTGCATGAAGCCATTGGCCTGAATTTCATTGATGTTTATTTCCGCAAAGGCGTTTATCCACAACCATTGCCTGGTTGGCTTGGTATGGAAGCTTCAGGCGTGATTGAATCGGTTGGCTCCAATGTGAAACATGTCAAAGCGGGTGATCGCGTGGCTTACGCAGGTAAACCAGCTGGCGCCTATTCACAAGTGCGTGTGATGCCGGCTGAAATCGTGGTGAAGTTACCGGATGCCATTTCTTTTGAAATGGGCGCTGCCATGATGTTGCAGGGCTTAACGGTTAATTACTTGTTGACTGATAGCTACAAAGTGCAAGCAGGCGATACAGTGTTATTCCATGCAGCGGCTGGTGGTGTTGGCTTGATTGCGATGCAGTGGTTAAAGCTATTGGGTGCCACAGTGATTGGTACAGTGGGCTCAGAAGAAAAAGCAGCCTTAGCAAAATCATATGGTTGTGATCACACGATTCTGTATACGAAAGAAGATTTTGTGGCGCGCACCAAAGAGTTGACCAACGGCAAAGGCGTGAACGTTGTGTATGACTCGATTGGTAAAGATACCTTCATGCAATCTTTGGACTGCATTAAGCCACGCGGCATGATGGTGACCTATGGCAATGCCTCTGGTTCTGTGCCGCCGATTGATGTGGGTATTTTGGGTGTTAAAGGTTCACTGAAATTAACTCGTCCAACCGTGATGACTTATGCCCACGATCGAAGCTTGTTAGAGCCGATGTCTGCTGATTTATTTGACAAGGTGATGAGCGGCAAAATCAAAATTGAAATCAATCAACGCTATCAATTGCAAGATGCAGCTCAGGCTCATCGTGATTTGGAAGATCGTAAAACCACAGGATCCACGATCTTTTTACCTCGATAAAAATAACTTCATTCATCAACAAAGGTTTTAAATCAAATGAGCACGATTGCATTTATTGGATTAGGGAATATGGGACGTCCTATGGCTGGCTTTTTATTAAAAGCGGGTCATCAACTGCGTATTTACGCCAGACGTCCTGAGGTTTTTCAAAATGAAGCAAAACATTTGATTGAAGCCGGTGCTATTGCTTGTTCATCTCCTGCAGAAGCGGCCCAAGGTGCTGATTTCATCATCACGAATGTGATGGGCACCCAGGACGTGGCTGAAGTCTTGCATGCGGGTAGTGAGGCTGCTATTAAAACAGCGAAGCCTGGAGCCATTTGTATTGATCACAGCACGATTGATCCTCAGGGCGCCAAAGACATCGCTGCGGTTATGGCCAGTATAGGCGTGACTTATGTTGATGCGCCAGTGAGCGGTGGGGTTAAAGCGGCCACAGAGGGCACTTTGGTGATGATGATGGGTGGGTCTGATCAGGATGTGGCCAAAGTAAAAGAAATTGTGAAGAACTATGCCAAGACCATCACGCACATTGGTGGCGTGGGTCATGGCCAGGTGGCAAAGTTATGCAATCAGATTGCTCAAGTGATCAATATTCAGGGGGTTGCTGAATCTTTGCGTTTTGCTCAAGCCAATGGCGCTGACTTACAAAAAGTATTTGAGGCGATTTCTGGTGGCATGGCCGGTAGCCGAATGCTTGATTTGATGGGTCCTAAGATGGTGTCCAGAGACTTTAAAGCGGGCATTGAGGCAAGGCTTCATGCCAAGGATTTTTTCTTGGTAAAAGATGCTGCTACAAAAAGCCATTTAGACATGCCAGCCTTACAAACAGTGGCTGTGCAACTAGAAAAATTGATGGAGTCTGGGTGGGGCTACGATGACACTTCTTCACTTCTGAAGGTTCTTGAGGCATAATAGCGGTCTTGTTTGCAATTCATTGAAAATTGATGAGCAGCAACACACATGCCGCGGTGGTGAAATTGGTAGACACAGGAGACTCAAAATCTCCCGCCCAAAAGGTGTGACGGTTCGAGTCCGTCCCGCGGCACCAAACTTAAGTTACTTAAGTTGGCAATCTCAAAACACTCAAGCCACTCAAATCTTAATTACTCAAATAGTTTTTTGGCGTTAGCCATTGCCCATTCTTTTAAGTCGATATTTTCGGGCTTTGATAATTCGGCGTGCAATTGATCATGAAATTCAATTTCACCATCTTCACGGAATTTGAGAGGTAGTTCTTCGCCGTTATCAGGCAATTGGTCTGATACCCAACTGATCAAGTCGAGAAGACGCTCAGCTTTTGTATAAAAATCGTCCATCGCGTCCATTGATTTATATTTTATATAAATTGAAAGCCTAATACTAACATTCAGTTTGTTTATACAGGATGAGATTTTTTCTTTCAATTAGCTTCATGGGAGGGTTAGAATGAATAGCTATGAATCTCAATCAGAAAATTCGCCAATATTTGCTTTATCTAAAGCAATGTGACGAAGTAGATGCCAAATACAATTTGGATGCCACAGAGATCAAGCTCCTCAATGAAATTGCCACAGCTCTTTTAGCCGAGGACAGCTTAACCGTATCAGGAGCGCTGGCTTTAAAGAAAATTGCTTCTCCAGCGACTTTGCATGCTGCAATGAAGCGCTTGATTGTGAAAAATTTAATTGTGCAAGTTCCAGCGCAAGACTCGCGTACCAAATATCTTGATTTGAGCAAGTTGGGTTGGAAAAGATATTCTGAACTTTCTGCTATCTCGCCCACTGTTGCCAAGTAAGAAGTTCTTTCAAGCGATTTAATTTACACATATCCAATGCTTGCATACCGTCACGCCTTCCATGCTGGTAACCATGCTGATGTTTTAAAGCACTGCGTGCTCCAGCAAATTTTGCTCTACATGAATCAAAAAGATAAACCCTATTGGGTGATCGATACTCATGCTGGAGCTGGCATGTATTCACTTGAGTCAGAGTATGCGAACACCAAAGGCGAATATCACAATGGTGTGGCCCGCTTGCAAGGTCGTGATGATTTGCCGCCAGTATTGCAAGAGTATTTGGACTTGGTGAAGGCATGCAATAACAAAGGTGAGTGGACCTTGTATCCTGGTTCTCCTGAAATCATTCGTCGCACCATCAGAGCAGAAGACCGGATGCGTTTATTTGAGCTTCATCCAACCGATCATGATTTGCTTGCTGAACACTTTGATCGCGATCGCCAAGCAAAAATATTCAAGAGCGACGGCTTTGGAGCGCTCAAGGCTTTATTGCCGCCACCAACCAAGCGCGGTCTTATTTTTATGGATCCGCCCTATGAGATTAAAAGCGATTACGCCAAGGTGATCACTGCTCTTGAAGAGGGCTTAAGTCGCTTTGCTGAAGGGGTTTATGTGGTTTGGTATCCGATACTGACCAGAGGTGATCACATTCCACTGGTAGAGTCGATGAGAGCGCTTTCAGATAAAACCTTGAACGTTTCAATCACTGTTCAAGAGCCTGATGAAAGAGGCTTTGGCATGTTGGGCAGTGGTTTGTGTGTGATCAACCCACCATGGGTGTTAAAAGAAAAACTTCAAAACATCTTGCCTTATCTTGTGGATGCGTTGGCCCAATTCGATGGTGCTCATTACGAGCTTTCATAGCTTCGAGTTCGTAATCTTTTAGATTTGGTAATCAACGCTTTCACCCAACATGGCTTGATCCACTAATTTACGCGTCAAGCTTGGTGAAAATAATTCTATGAATGTGTAAACAAAAGAGCGCAGATAAGCATTTTGCTTGAGTGCAATTTTTGTCACATTGTTACCAAATAAATGTCCCGCCGGAATAACTCTTAAATTTTTATCGCGTTCTGCATCGTAGGCAACACCCGCCACAATACCAATGCCCATGCCTGTTTCAACATAGGTTTTGATTACATCGGCGTCAATTGCTTCTAACACCACGTCTGGTTTTAAATGTTTGCTATCAAATGCTTTATCTATTTTTGAGCGACCAGCGAATGCTTTGTCATAAGTAATGATGGGATATTCCACCAAGTCTTCAAGTGAGATGTTCTTTTTCGAGAGCAGAGGATGTTCGGATTGAACCGCGATCACGTGTTGCCATTGATAGCCTGGCAGTGTGAGCAAACCTTCAACATCTGAGACTCCCTCGGTAGCAATCGCGATGTCGGCTTGGTCATGTAGCAACATGTCTGCGATTTGCTGGGGGCTGCCCTGTTGGATGCTGACCCTGACTTTGGGGAAACGCTTGGTGAATTCTGTTAACACCTTGGGTAAGGCATACCTTGCTTGGGTATGGGTGGTAGCAATCACAAAGTTACCCTGGTCTTGAGCGGCAAAATCTTTGCCAACTCTCTTCAAACTCTCAACTTCTACTAGGATTCTTTCGATTGAAGTTAGTATTCGCTTACCTGGCTCAGTAAGGTTTCTAATCCTTTTACCATGGCGGCGGAAAATATCAACGCCTAATTCGTCCTCAAGCTCCAAAATCGCTTTGGATACGCCGGGTTGAGATGTGAACAAGGTTTTGGCCGCTTCGGTCAGGTTGAAGTTCTGACGGACAGCTTCTCTGACAAATTTGAATTGATGTAGATTCATGGCCGGATGCCCTTATATGTATTTAATCGTATATTAAATACATTCTATATGATTTTTAGAAATTAAGGGGTATGTGAGCTACTTCTTCTGCTGAAGGTGCTTTATTTGTACTTGTGGGACTTTTTAAACCTTAGAAATCCATCGAATGCCAGCAATCGCCAAGATGAAGTAAATCAGAGCGGGAATGACGGCGCTTAAGAATGGTGGCCAGGCTCCGAGTAAGCCAGCGTGTGAGAACAAACTATTAAACAACTGGAAGCTGATACCCAGCATGATGCCGCCGAAGACTTTATAGCCAATGCCACCAGAACGGGTTTGTAGGTAGGCAAAGGGTAGAGCCAATGCCAGCATCACCAAGATCGTGAATGGATAAATGACTTTTTTCCAAAAAGAAATGG contains the following coding sequences:
- a CDS encoding SIR2 family protein, which gives rise to MIDTNIKLDEIYQQNINFLFGSGASADSLPTLSVKAKKSDGKNHTIETISNQIGDANDDETIRLRALLFMHYYKTCIQPMIELDSNNLNESQLGTITNYEKFLSIVIHMLSRKGANLKPVCNFFTTNYDGFIELTADKILTEKNHNISINDGTRGFLKKYLDVKNFNINFRQSGTFSDIPHLIPQINLIHLHGSCYWKKNEGKIEVDYIKKENLITIDASILDPFSKLLNNPKSTYDDFKTYASKIDNSFSSVAREFMESYNKLPIVNPTKWKFHETIFEEHYYEMLRLLSYELEKKDTVLITFGFSFSDQHILKLVQRSLYNPGLQVFICCHNEDDLLDVQDKFNGYKNIKYIYSAEKSLDFELLTSEVLTNI
- a CDS encoding quinone oxidoreductase, which encodes MSVIQSKAIKMMQVGGPEVLQWVDIEVAAPGPDEVRVVHEAIGLNFIDVYFRKGVYPQPLPGWLGMEASGVIESVGSNVKHVKAGDRVAYAGKPAGAYSQVRVMPAEIVVKLPDAISFEMGAAMMLQGLTVNYLLTDSYKVQAGDTVLFHAAAGGVGLIAMQWLKLLGATVIGTVGSEEKAALAKSYGCDHTILYTKEDFVARTKELTNGKGVNVVYDSIGKDTFMQSLDCIKPRGMMVTYGNASGSVPPIDVGILGVKGSLKLTRPTVMTYAHDRSLLEPMSADLFDKVMSGKIKIEINQRYQLQDAAQAHRDLEDRKTTGSTIFLPR
- a CDS encoding NAD(P)-dependent oxidoreductase, with the translated sequence MSTIAFIGLGNMGRPMAGFLLKAGHQLRIYARRPEVFQNEAKHLIEAGAIACSSPAEAAQGADFIITNVMGTQDVAEVLHAGSEAAIKTAKPGAICIDHSTIDPQGAKDIAAVMASIGVTYVDAPVSGGVKAATEGTLVMMMGGSDQDVAKVKEIVKNYAKTITHIGGVGHGQVAKLCNQIAQVINIQGVAESLRFAQANGADLQKVFEAISGGMAGSRMLDLMGPKMVSRDFKAGIEARLHAKDFFLVKDAATKSHLDMPALQTVAVQLEKLMESGWGYDDTSSLLKVLEA
- a CDS encoding 23S rRNA (adenine(2030)-N(6))-methyltransferase RlmJ codes for the protein MLAYRHAFHAGNHADVLKHCVLQQILLYMNQKDKPYWVIDTHAGAGMYSLESEYANTKGEYHNGVARLQGRDDLPPVLQEYLDLVKACNNKGEWTLYPGSPEIIRRTIRAEDRMRLFELHPTDHDLLAEHFDRDRQAKIFKSDGFGALKALLPPPTKRGLIFMDPPYEIKSDYAKVITALEEGLSRFAEGVYVVWYPILTRGDHIPLVESMRALSDKTLNVSITVQEPDERGFGMLGSGLCVINPPWVLKEKLQNILPYLVDALAQFDGAHYELS
- a CDS encoding CysB family HTH-type transcriptional regulator; this translates as MNLHQFKFVREAVRQNFNLTEAAKTLFTSQPGVSKAILELEDELGVDIFRRHGKRIRNLTEPGKRILTSIERILVEVESLKRVGKDFAAQDQGNFVIATTHTQARYALPKVLTEFTKRFPKVRVSIQQGSPQQIADMLLHDQADIAIATEGVSDVEGLLTLPGYQWQHVIAVQSEHPLLSKKNISLEDLVEYPIITYDKAFAGRSKIDKAFDSKHLKPDVVLEAIDADVIKTYVETGMGIGIVAGVAYDAERDKNLRVIPAGHLFGNNVTKIALKQNAYLRSFVYTFIELFSPSLTRKLVDQAMLGESVDYQI